One window of the Archangium primigenium genome contains the following:
- a CDS encoding DUF1349 domain-containing protein, producing the protein MEDGIWWNEPKVWTRADGVLEVTTDPSTDFWRETHYGFTRDSGHFLGVRTGSSFTAQLRVEAAYERLYDQAGIMVRVDERNWVKAGIELSDGRAMLSSVLTSGTSDWATGPYEHDSRSFWMRATVAQGVLRVQVSADGETWPLVRLAPFPEAPSYQVGPMCCTPERAGLRVRFSEFRLTPALGKDLHDLT; encoded by the coding sequence ATGGAAGACGGAATCTGGTGGAACGAGCCGAAGGTGTGGACGCGAGCCGATGGGGTCCTGGAGGTGACGACGGACCCGTCGACCGACTTCTGGCGCGAGACCCACTATGGCTTCACGCGCGACTCCGGCCATTTCCTGGGGGTGCGCACCGGCTCCAGCTTCACGGCGCAGCTGCGCGTCGAGGCGGCCTACGAGCGGTTGTACGACCAGGCCGGCATCATGGTGCGCGTCGACGAGCGCAACTGGGTCAAGGCGGGCATCGAGCTGTCCGATGGACGGGCGATGCTGAGCAGCGTGTTGACGAGCGGCACGTCGGATTGGGCGACGGGGCCCTATGAACATGACTCCCGCTCGTTCTGGATGCGCGCGACGGTGGCCCAGGGGGTGCTGCGGGTGCAGGTGTCGGCCGATGGTGAGACGTGGCCGTTGGTCCGGCTCGCCCCGTTCCCGGAGGCCCCGTCCTACCAGGTGGGCCCGATGTGCTGTACGCCGGAGCGGGCCGGGCTGCGCGTGCGCTTCTCGGAGTTCCGCCTCACGCCCGCGCTCGGCAAGGATCTGCACGATCTGACCTAG